The Erythrolamprus reginae isolate rEryReg1 chromosome 3, rEryReg1.hap1, whole genome shotgun sequence genome contains a region encoding:
- the LOC139165809 gene encoding tigger transposable element-derived protein 1-like, protein MQMRETQMKVLLTLKTPQPSTSSASSAPATFTASKGWFDKFQRHYGLKSVSLHGEAASADTGAAENFVQRTFKDLIAEGGYLPEQVFNMDETGLFWKRMPSRTFLMQDEAKAPGFKAMKDRVTLIMCGNAAGFLMKPGLIYKSRNPRALKNRNKNALPVYWMHNPKAWITKPLTRNWFHQCFIPQVKDYLAAKGLNFKVLLLMDNAGGHDDLEHEHDGVQVEFLPQTPHRLSSRWIKVLSAHLRHCTRAILLEALWKQWMLMKTSH, encoded by the exons atgcagatgagggaaacgcag atgaaggtgctgttgactctgaagaccccccagccatcaacatcttctgcttcttcagccccagccacattcacagcaagcaaagggtggtttgacaaaTTTCAACGGcactatggcctgaagagtgtgtcattgcatggagaagctgcctcagcagatacaggtgcagccgaaaactttgtccagcgcacgtttaaagatctaattgcagaagggggctaccttccagaacaggtgttcaacatggacgaaacaggcctgttctggaagaggatgccttcacggactttcttgatgcaagatgaagccaaagcccctggctttaaggccatgaaagatagagtgactttgatcatgtgtgggaatgcagcaggctttttgatgaagccagggctaatttataagtcacgaaatccaagagccctcaagaacagaaataagaatgcattgccagtgtactggatgcataatcctaaagcatggattacaaaacccctcacgcggaattggtttcatcagtgcttcatcccacaggtgaaggattatttggctgccaaaggactcaatttcaaagtgcttctcctaatggacaatgctggaggccatgatgacctggaacatgaacatgatggggtgcaagtcgaattcttgcctcaaacaccacatcgcttatccagccgatggatcaaggtgttatccgcgcatttaaggcactgtacacgcgcaattctcttggaagcattgtggaagcaatggatgctgatgaaaacttcacattga